The Populus alba chromosome 13, ASM523922v2, whole genome shotgun sequence genome contains the following window.
ttttaggtaTTTGTACTTTTTCACCTTCACATCACATCTtttgtaagaaataaaagacataatattttatttataaaaaatcttaaaaactctataaataataaaatattaattttttaattaaataatatcacgtatattattttatgatagtcttagaaatttattcaacttctaattgttttttctaaatctaaaattgtaattttatatataaattacattataaaccttaatttttaaaatttatttacaatcaaatcatacttgattaatcatgtcattttaatttataacaaatgGTTCTTATGTGTATAATCAATTAGGTTCtctaataaattaacttaaatataaaccacaattttaaataaaatagaattaaaaatttaaaaaaattaatttattatcaatttaataattaattaatttatatttaaaaattaaataaaatatctagcAACTCATTATGattcttcaaaatattaaaagggATACAATTCCTGTAAAAATTGAGTGTTTCAAGCTTATTGTAATATAAGTTTTATACGaaaagtgtttgttttttatatttaaaaattatttttaaaaacatttgaattattttattttattttaaattacttttatttaataattttatatttttttaatatgttaatattaaaaataaatttaaaagaatatattatttttatatatttttaaataaaaactattttgaaaaaaaaaaaaaaccctatgaAGCTTGACGTTTGACACTCCATTACCTTGCTAGTTACTAGTTACAGTACAGACAAAACCCCTAACACAAAACCCGTCTCAGGTACAAGGATGATGCTTCTGCAACAGACAACCTCAGTGCCAAAACTTGTAGTGTTTTCAAAATCTGATTTTTGTTTCAAGCCTTGTTCTTCCtcttcaacaaaattatttttcatggacAAGCACACCaactcctcttcttcttcctcttcgcTAAAACAGTCTCTCAGACAATACCAAAGTCCAGTCTTGGCTTGTCAAGCATCAACTGACACTAACGATACTTCTTTCAGGTTCCTGCCCGTataccaaatttttttctttttgcattttatCAGTACCCAGATGGATTTTTTGCATGTCTTATTCAAGTTTGTGTTTTCATTgccttttggttttattatataGTGCCTGATAGAGTTtttgatagaaaataaatataaaaataaataactgtCTTGGTTGGCATCTTGTTGGAGCTGAGTGATTAGATTGTTTAATGTGGTGAATATAGGAAAGATTACTTGCCAGTTCATGGAGTGTCCGAGGTGATTGTTGGTGTATTGGGAGGTGGGCAATTGAGCCGTATGTTATGCCAAGCAGCTTCAGAAATGGCTATTAAAGTCATGGTTTTGGACCCACTTGTGAATTGTCCAGCGAGTTCGATTGCATATGATCATATGGTTGGAAGCTTTAATGATAGTGCAACGGTTCAGGAATTCGCAAAAAGGTTCGGTATTTATGGAATTCAGTTGTGGGTATTGGAGATTTTGTGtccttttgtatttaattttgtcATTGTGGTGTTGTAGATGTGCAGTGTTGACTGTGGATATTGAACATGTTGATGTTGCTATGATGGAGAAGCTTGAGCAGCAAGGAGTTGATTGCCAACCAAAAGCTTCTACTATTAGAATTATCCAAGTATGCCCCTTTTAATTTTCAGAGTAAACTGGTTATGCTATTTTGCAAACCATATGCTACTTTGGCATTTAGACTTACTTTTTAAGGAATTTTGATTTGACTTTAAAACCAAAAACGATTTTGGCTTCATGATGAAATTTCTTGGTGGATCCTTGTTTTCAATCTTACAGGATAAATATCTCCAGAAGGTTCATTTTTCTCGGCAAGGGATTCCCCTTCCTGATTTTATGCAGGTTGGTTGCTGTTTACAAGTATTTCCCTGGAGGATGCTACCTACAGTTTTCATTACCTATTATTAGCTTCATATGCTCTAGTTAACTGGTATTGAAGTATGACTGATACAGATTGATGATCTAGAAGGTGCCAAGTGGGCAGGTGACTTATTTGGCTATCCTCTAATGCTCAAGAGCAGAAGGCTAGCTTATGATGGGCGTGGGAATGCAGTTGCTAAGAATGAAGTGGAGCTTACTTCTGCAGTAAATGGTAGGATGTTCTTTACTGGAGTTCACTTACTAAAAAAATTGGTATCCTATTTAGGCTTGAGAAATGCTACACTTGTATTCCTATATGCTATTGATTAACAGCAGTTTAGTATCCACCATTTCTTAATTGTCATTTTAAATGTTAAGGATCCAAATGCTGTGGCTAGAGAAGATATATCATACGTTTCTATTTTCATCTCTTGTTCTTTTTGTCTGGATTAGACACAGGTAAAGCTTAATTGCTATTTGGCTTGTGGAGACCCAACCAAAAAATGTTATAGACCTTTAAGCTGGGTTTTTGGGGTTTTGGGTGTAGAATCATACAATATGAAACTGGCCCCTCCCAGGGCGTTGGAAATTATTTGATGACATTATCAAATTcttggaaagaatgtgaaagcCAACTCGTCTAGTTTGGACCTATCAAATGGAAAAATTACCTCCTCTTGACAATTGGGAATCTGTGTGATTGTGTCATGGTTTAGATTATGCTATATTCATGGTGTCTAGAGCTCATAATTTCATATATGTTAATCCAAGGCAACAAGAGGAAGTTGTTTCCCTCATATCCTTAACAACTTTAGCAAAGAGCTGCTGAGACCTGCTACATTCTTTGCCCAGACAGGAAAGGATTTCAATAGCTTGACTTGATGTTTTTGAATGATTATGCTTTACAATCTCTCTTGTTAATCCTCATCTTTTCACAGTTTTTGAGAGTTTTCTTGAATATACTGTAGGAATTAAGCTTGTCTGACTACCTGCTTCATCTCTCCATTATTTCTCCAACCTTTCTTTGTCATACTTGCTTGCCTCTTGTCATGTTCATAGTCATACGCTTTTGTTTTGAATGTCTAGGTGATTTTGAAAAGTGGTTGGCAGTTGACTTCTTATCATTTTATGATCAAGCGCGTTTTTTGCTAAATTTTTCCTTGAACCTCATATATCTAGTCTTGCCATTTCAATTATATCTAATGATCTACTTTAATTTCCTCATCCTTGCTGCATTTCATGCCGAGTTTGTggctcttatttttattttctatatagaaACAGGTTGTGGTGGATCAACTCCTTTttgtaatgtaatatttatgatattttccaGCTCTTGGAGGATTTGCTCATGATTTATATGTTGAGAAATGGACTCCCTTTGTAAAGGAGCTAGCTGTCATTGTGGGTAGAGGAAGAGACAATTCCATCTCCTGTTACCCTGTTGTTGAAACTATCCACAAGTATGATACAGATATGACATTTCCATGTTCTTTCTTGTAgctattttttggttttcagtGCGTTTGGTAGCTACAATATTTGAGTTTGTCAGATGAATTTGATGTGATAATGTTTATCAATTCTTATCGTTGCATCTGCTTACATCTGATTGAAGACATTGAGTCTTGCAGAGAAAACATTTGTCATATAGTTAAGGCTCCTGCTCATGTACCATGGAAGATCAGAAAACTTGCCATTGATGTTGCACATAAAGCTGTTAGCTCTTTAGAAGGTGCTGGTGTGTTTGCAGTGGAGTTGTTTTTGACAAAGGATGGCCAGGTTGTGCTTGTAATTCAGACTGTTATATTTTCTCTGCAATGCATTTCATTATTCTCGGTCTCAGGAACCTGCTGTCTTTGACTAACTTGTTGGTGTTTTCCCTTTTGAACAGATTTTACTGAATGAAGTAGCTCCTAGACCTCATAATAGTGGTCATCACACAATTGAGTCCTGCTACACCTCACAATTCGAACAGCATTTGAGAGCTGTTCTGGGTCTTCCACTTGGTGATCCATCAATGAAGACTCCAGCTGCTATCATGTACAATCTACTGGGTGAAGATGAGGTGAAttgttttcttctccatttccagtttttcttttcacattccatttgtttaatctttaaaaactataataagaACATTGGTGGAGACTTTTGTTTCCGGGTCATATGTTTGAACATCCTTTTATCATATGCACACCCACAACTAAGCATATGCACTCAGTTAGAATTTGGTTACGTGTGTGTTAAGATGTGTGGACTGCTATAATGTATTTGGTGATTTCAAAAACGGTTGCACGATGCAACTTACACAAAGCATTGGCCAAATATTTTGTAAGATCTGAGGGGCAATCTGAGGAAAGGGAAAAGCTAGGACATGATTTGAATATTAACTTTGGATCTTGGGTGGGGATTATCGATATTACGTGCAACCAATTTCTTGAACTGGGGggcatcaaatatttttaacatattgaAAATTGGAAGAGGAGGCTATTCAAAGTTCCTAGCTAATGGTGAGTTCGCAATAGAAGTTATTCAAAGTTGGCCTGTGACATGAGCTTCTGAGTTTATAATccttttttctaaatatttgttCACTTCTGGTGCTCATGGAACTCTGATTCAATTCCAGAGTTTTAGGATTCTCCATTGATTGCATGGGTGGGTGCTTTGGGCTTGGGTGGGCATTTCGTTTTGTTAGTTGGAAAATAGGCAGCTCCTCCATAAATCTACATCAAAAATGTTATCAAAATTTTGCTATGTTATGTTGTTATTTAATTGGCTAGTGACAATGTTTATGCTTTTAGGGTGAGCCTGGTTTTCAGTTAGCTCATCAGCTGATTGGAAGGGCATTGAACGTGCAAGGGGCTGCTGTTCATTGGTACGATAAACCaggtttgtttttcataaattcTATAAATTACCCATTTTCATTCTTtctccttctctcttcttcttcgttaTCATAATAATTGTGCAGAAATGCGAAAGCAACGAAAGATGGGTCATATCACTATTGTTGGCTCTTCTGTGGGCATAGTAGAAGCACAGTTAAAATCAATGCTGAAGGAAGAAGGTTCCGAGACTCAGACCGCAGGTAGGTTTTCCTAGCATGGCCTGATCACTGTACTCAATCTGTATGACTAGATGACATGTTCTAGCTGTATGGTTTCCCTCACCTTCTCTCAGAGCAAATTTCTGCAAGTTGCATTAGAAGTATGTATCTGTCCATAAGTTAAAATGGAGATTAATGCCCCCCCTTCTATTGTTCGATCAAGTTCAATTTTTGGATTCATgttaattcttaatttcttgGAGATAGGTACTAGGGTTGGTGGATATTTCTTGTTGTTCATTATGGAGGCTCTACCGTCATGAATATAAGCACAATTATGATCAGTTGCATATATTTTTCTGGTTATTAATTACTATTAGACCTTACTGTTATGCTTTATGAGATATCTGTTCTTTCAGTTTAGATTGACTGTGTTTCCTGTTTGTTAAACTGTAGTTACGCCATGTGTTGGGATCATTATGGGCTCTGATTCAGATCTTCCTATTATGAAGGATGCTGCGAGGATTTTGAATACGTTTGGTGTGCCTCATGAGGTTTACTTtcaaatttgcattttttttttctggaatgtGCGAGCACTGTTTTCTTTTGTTCCATGTataccagacattcatgattaacAATATATAACTTGCAGGTGAGAATTGTATCAGCACATCGAACTCCTGAAATGATGTTCTCTTATGCCCTGTCTGCTCAGGACCGAGGCATCCAGATCATCATTGCCGGTGCCGGTGGCGCAGCTCACTTGCCAGGCTAGTTACATATGTGCTatgctttttataaatattatgtttgtCAACTGTCTCACTGGCCATAATGAAGCGTCGGTTGAACTTTACAGGTATGGTAGCTTCACTAACCCCCTTGCCTGTTATTGGTGTCCCTGTGCGTGCTTCTGCTTTGGATGGAATGGATTCGCTCTTATCAATTGTACAGGTACACTATTTTATCATAGATAATATCAATTTCTCATGATACCCAATGTCAAAAGTACCAGTGACCTCCAATTCTAGCGTTCTAAGCTCTAATACTAGCTTATTTCCCAAAATGGGCGCATGGGAATGTAGACATgtccatttccttttctttagatgcatttttttttttttagggggagGGCGGGGTTTCTATTCCCCTTTGAAAGGAAGCTATAGTTGTTTGTGACTTTAGTGGGAATTGTAAATGCAAGATTCTTTGGTTTGGTATTATCACTTATATTTCCTAGGTTCATTTACTCTATAATGCAGTTAAAAGAATGAGAGCAGATTTTAACACCGTGTTTATATAAGTATAGAACATAACCCCAAGTTCCAATTTAAATCAGGAAGTTATAAGGATGCAAGTCGATGTCTAGCAATACTATCCCCAGATACAATCTATTACTAGTATTTAATgtttgtttcattgttttttaatttgctcattattttttctttctagtttcgCTGTTATTAAAGCCTTTGTTACTCTATTATTATCCAGATGCCAAGGGGAGTCCCTGTTGCAACTGTGGCAATTAACAATGCCACAAATGCAGGTTTGCTAGCTGTAAGGATGTTGGGTGTCGGTGATGCTGACCTTTTGGCAAggttctctctttctttctgtttgtgtgtgtgtgtgacagTATAACAATTGAAGGTGTCCCTAACGTTTCCTTTTTGATTTGCAGAATGAGCCAGTACCAGGAAGACACAAGGGACGATGTCTTGAAGAAGGCAGAAAAACTACAAACTGATGGTTGGGAATCTTATTTGAATCCTTGAGCACCAGAAAACTAGTCtggtgatttttgttttctgtccCTTCTGTGTGATGGACCACAATCTTGAGAGTTCCATGCCCACCATTGAAATTCCTTCAACTTATCCCTACACCACAATTTTGTATCCGCAAAAGGATCACGAGAGTGTAGCAGATACCAAAAACCTGCTGCTGGCGTATTGAATTTAGGTGTGATGCATTTGGGATCACAGTGGAAGAACTGGTTACTTTTCTGATAATTTTGTAGCATATTGGAAGGCTGAAAAGGAGATGGTTtttagatagatagatagagagagagggggggggggggcctCGTATCCATAATTGTATGATACCTGTTTTTTCCCTGATCAATAGTCAATTAAAGTTAATTCTTTCTGTTTGTGCTGAGAACCagttcatttctttcttctcctgtTTGTCCATTGAGGCTTCACAAGTCTCACAACCTACACTGTAAAGCATGTTTAGCAAGGTGATGGCAAACATGTTCCTCAGTATTCTCGAGCGATCCCCCTAACCTGCCAGGAAAGTAAATGGAAATCCCAAATTCCCTGTTTAACACGTTAACAGTAACTGGGCAGTTAAAACTCTTTAACAGTTGCCTTTCCTGTCTGTGACAGTGTCAAACCTTGACTTTGTCAAGATCCAAGAGGTTCTCCGTTCAATTACGAGTATTGGTAGATGGATTAATTTCCATGCCACCTTGGAAGACCGCTACAAGTAAATTGGTTTGAAGTCAGAAGTCGaagtcatcaaatcaaaactcaGGCGAGCCATTGCGGCCCTAATTGAGCTTGCATGTTGATCCTTGCACGTCACAGTACTTCACCGCTGACCAAGGGAATCGGAAAAAGGTGTAAGGTGATGGCATTAGACAGGTTTCGAATTATGGAATAGACATTAGTCGCAGCAAACTGATGACTAAGGCATGAGAGAAGCAGAATAAGGAGCAAGGTGATGGCATTGGGAAGCTTTTCAAACAATGGAATGAACATTATTAGCAGCCAGCATACTGCTAAAGTTCCAAAGAcggagtcttttttttttttagagcatggttaaggttatttttattttttaaaatattttttacttgaaaatacattaaaaataactttttttatattttaaaacttatttatttcataataaacACGATTGAACCATAATATTAAACGAAGGGCACATTATAACTCTCCTGTAAAGGTACGAGTCAAGGAGTTTGGCTGGCTCAAGAAAGATGCCATGCCTGCCATGACCGTCAAAACCCTATCGAATTCCTCCGTCTGCTGTGGTGGTAAGATGTTTCACGTCAATGGCAGAGGGtcgaaatcaaaatccaattgCATTCACATTTCAAGCAGATTTCATGAGAGGGGGTTACTAACAAATTACACATGTAAtctctcaaaaaattaaaaaaaataaatatttgctaACAAGACTAGAccaatttttatcattaaaaaataaaatgaccacttattttcttgaaaataactattttttttcttttatatactaTTGATTAATAATCATATCACACGtccttgaaaataaatatttaaaaataaaaggaggttCATAATATATAGCAGAACGTTAAGTGAAAATGatttagtaattattattttcaagagtTATACATCTAGactattaattattatgttttgaaagACAATCCAATACTACCCTGATTTTTAATTTGGggcaattataaaatatataatatggaTAAAGAATGAAACAACCTAGATTAATCACAATAAAACACATTACATGGTTCAAAGATTacacaaactaaataaaatcaaagatgtctatttaatagataataaaatctatttattggtaaataaatatagaaaactattggaaattcaagaagaataaatataaatgtattataaattagttaaataatatGCACACAGGAAGAAAGTAGAACGATGAAAAACACGAGTATGGACCCAAAACGGCAATTGACCAACAGCAAAATGTTCCCAAAACGAAGCCCAAATAACAGCAGGCTCCCTTAGTGGGTTGAGAAAGGAAATATTGCCTCCCACTCCCAGAATTCCATGGAGGACTCCTTCAACCTTTGATTTATACAAGTAAGGACTTGTTTGTTCTTCAAGGTCCGCGTCGTTGATTTTTAGGCTCTCTTCTCTCCATTCAAACTTCAAATCCGCGGCCATAAGTCAACACATGACATTTACGGCGAAGCAACTCCACCACACCATGCCTTTAAATATAAACCCCTCTCCTCCTCCATTGGCACACACCGCAACTTACCTACCTAGCCTTCTTCGTCCTCGAGAACACCCGTCTTGCtatctagctagctagctctTTACACATACCATaacgttgttgttgtttttgttttgagtcTGTCTTCTCTGGTATCACAAATGGGTTCCCAAAGAAGAAATCAGTGCGTAACGGTAATGATTTTTGTTACCATTGTTCTTGGATCATGTTCTGAGCAAGTATTGGCAGCTAGGC
Protein-coding sequences here:
- the LOC118044016 gene encoding phosphoribosylaminoimidazole carboxylase, chloroplastic isoform X1 → MMLLQQTTSVPKLVVFSKSDFCFKPCSSSSTKLFFMDKHTNSSSSSSSLKQSLRQYQSPVLACQASTDTNDTSFRKDYLPVHGVSEVIVGVLGGGQLSRMLCQAASEMAIKVMVLDPLVNCPASSIAYDHMVGSFNDSATVQEFAKRCAVLTVDIEHVDVAMMEKLEQQGVDCQPKASTIRIIQDKYLQKVHFSRQGIPLPDFMQIDDLEGAKWAGDLFGYPLMLKSRRLAYDGRGNAVAKNEVELTSAVNALGGFAHDLYVEKWTPFVKELAVIVGRGRDNSISCYPVVETIHKENICHIVKAPAHVPWKIRKLAIDVAHKAVSSLEGAGVFAVELFLTKDGQILLNEVAPRPHNSGHHTIESCYTSQFEQHLRAVLGLPLGDPSMKTPAAIMYNLLGEDEGEPGFQLAHQLIGRALNVQGAAVHWYDKPEMRKQRKMGHITIVGSSVGIVEAQLKSMLKEEGSETQTAVTPCVGIIMGSDSDLPIMKDAARILNTFGVPHEVRIVSAHRTPEMMFSYALSAQDRGIQIIIAGAGGAAHLPGMVASLTPLPVIGVPVRASALDGMDSLLSIVQMPRGVPVATVAINNATNAGLLAVRMLGVGDADLLARMSQYQEDTRDDVLKKAEKLQTDGWESYLNP
- the LOC118044016 gene encoding phosphoribosylaminoimidazole carboxylase, chloroplastic isoform X2; this encodes MQIDDLEGAKWAGDLFGYPLMLKSRRLAYDGRGNAVAKNEVELTSAVNALGGFAHDLYVEKWTPFVKELAVIVGRGRDNSISCYPVVETIHKENICHIVKAPAHVPWKIRKLAIDVAHKAVSSLEGAGVFAVELFLTKDGQILLNEVAPRPHNSGHHTIESCYTSQFEQHLRAVLGLPLGDPSMKTPAAIMYNLLGEDEGEPGFQLAHQLIGRALNVQGAAVHWYDKPEMRKQRKMGHITIVGSSVGIVEAQLKSMLKEEGSETQTAVTPCVGIIMGSDSDLPIMKDAARILNTFGVPHEVRIVSAHRTPEMMFSYALSAQDRGIQIIIAGAGGAAHLPGMVASLTPLPVIGVPVRASALDGMDSLLSIVQMPRGVPVATVAINNATNAGLLAVRMLGVGDADLLARMSQYQEDTRDDVLKKAEKLQTDGWESYLNP
- the LOC118044016 gene encoding phosphoribosylaminoimidazole carboxylase, chloroplastic isoform X3, with amino-acid sequence MKTPAAIMYNLLGEDEGEPGFQLAHQLIGRALNVQGAAVHWYDKPEMRKQRKMGHITIVGSSVGIVEAQLKSMLKEEGSETQTAVTPCVGIIMGSDSDLPIMKDAARILNTFGVPHEVRIVSAHRTPEMMFSYALSAQDRGIQIIIAGAGGAAHLPGMVASLTPLPVIGVPVRASALDGMDSLLSIVQMPRGVPVATVAINNATNAGLLAVRMLGVGDADLLARMSQYQEDTRDDVLKKAEKLQTDGWESYLNP